The Osmerus eperlanus chromosome 25, fOsmEpe2.1, whole genome shotgun sequence genome contains a region encoding:
- the ankle2 gene encoding ankyrin repeat and LEM domain-containing protein 2 isoform X1, giving the protein MEAVLTRLRGLSSDELREEFTRADLKCGPITATTRAIFERKLARVLAGAGGSAVETDSNAAADADSAAAAGADQARPVPASSRATSAAAPPLQAASEDVDFGYGIGLNPPEEEQLSVESGTPWSVGATDAGSQSKTDAPSKSAPVSPTLYYGVCPLWEDVLARNERAHVYSDKKEALQAVKTMKGARFKAFANREDAEKFARGVCDYYPSPSKSTPCVSPVKPGLALCKADNVPVMEVDAINRERANSFKSPRTQDLTAKLRKAVEKGDEVAFRELVWSNPRYLIGSGDNPTVVQEGCRYNVMHVAAKENQPGVAQLLLDILENPDFMRLMYPDDLEAMLQKRIRYIIDLYLNTPDKAGFETPLHFACKFGCPEVVNVLCSHPDTDKHCKNKYDQKPFEVICERKNKTQEAKQKICDYLEDRCYIPLLRATDNSSQPVIGASWSPEPSESLPHSLVSQFARSPIDPIMAVRAFAGPLSPSKADEFRRVWKTPPRDRAGHFKNILKSDPDRGAERVGRDLARELGHPWAEYWDFLDSFVDLSSADGLRKLDDFLGKKDFSERAHMEAGENETTNRFRTPSPGKPKKFCNSISVGAFLDEGDDISLEEMKNRQNAALTSITSSAGAKDSLKGAVGREFHILPVLHHHHHRGADLIETAAERDLLCSDASLLSAVTVCKNGPCPSPPARTHNGDKGAHPRASSSATSSSATSSPSSSTCLLSPISNLMVEFERMSLQDGVDGPCGRERRRSGGQRSPAEIAFGVGRLSLEPSDQDAAFERAGSEPPAGEAGWRSGEDRCGSGSSEEYLTAEESLEAAGLRTSGGGAAVAGGRSLCARSKSWDHGGRDVSGSGSSGSYKSLDNSHEYLVRTPPRIRKGLFIEGDSPTKLDREVLSAIEAVDLDGQKYPAIHKWKSTMQTFSSSQMQSWPSPAVVKNQRARMQAPHPPGSPASSLVSPGGRFSPARHPGSPDLPSPSRYNPAHASYIQRLRFKHFNDPPI; this is encoded by the exons ATGGAGGCGGTTCTGACCAGGCTGAGGGGGCTAAGTTCGGACGAGCTTCGCGAGGAGTTCACCAGAGCCGACCTCAAGTGTGGTCCGATCACGGCCACCACCCGGGCCATCTTCGAGAGGAAGCTGGCGCGAGTCCTAGCCGGGGCGGGGGGCAGCGCCGTCGAGACGGACAGCAATGCCGCGGCGGACGCCGACAGTGCCGCCGCCGCTGGGGCCGACCAGGCCAGACCTGTGCCAGCGTCATCACGTGCCACATCCGCCGCCGCCCCTCCGCTGCAGGCTGCCAGCGAGGACGTGGACTTTGGCTACGGCATAGGACTGAACCCCCCGGAGGAGGAGCAGCTCTCCGTCGAGTCGGGGACGCCTTGGAGCGTCGGCGCGACGGACGCTGGCTCCCAGTCTAAAACGGACGCTCCTTCGAAGAGCGCCCCCGTGTCCCCGACGCTCTACTACGGAGTCTGTCCGCTGTGGGAAGACGTGCTGGCTAGAAATG AGAGGGCGCACGTCTATTCAGACAAGAAGGAGGCTCTTCAGGCGGTGAAGACGATGAAAGGAGCTCGATTCAAAGCCTTTGCCAACCGGGAAGATGCGGAGAAGTTTGCCAGAGGGGTCTGTGACTACTACCCCTCCCCCAGCAAGTCCACcccctgtgtgtcccctgtGAAGCCAGGCCTGGCTCTGTGCAAGG CAGACAACGTTCCAGTCATGGAGGTGGACGCCATCAACCGAGAGCGGGCCAACAGCTTCAAGAGCCCTCGCACGCAGGACCTGACGGCCAAGCTGCGCAAGGCCGTGGAGAAGGGGGACGAGGTGGCCTTCCGCGAGCTGGTCTGGAGCAACCCGCGCTATCTCATCGGCTCGGGGGACAACCCTACCGTCGTGCAG GAGGGCTGCCGGTACAACGTCATGCACGTGGCGGCCAAGGAGAACCAGCCGGGCGTAGCCCAGCTCCTGCTGGACATCCTGGAGAACCCGGACTTCATGCGCCTCATGTACCCAGACGACCTGGAGGCCATGCTGCAGAAACGCAtccgctacatcatagacctgtACCTCAACACTCCAGACAAGGCG GGATTCGAGACGCCGCTTCACTTTGCTTGTAAATTCGGTTGCCCTGAAGTGGTGAATGTCCTGTGCTCCCACCCCGACACAGATAAACATTGCAAGAACAAGTACGACCAGAAGCCATTTGAG GTGATAtgtgaaagaaaaaacaaaacccAGGAAGCCAAGCAGAAGATCTGTGACTATTTGGAAG ACCGCTGTTATATACCCTTGCTGAGGGCCACGGACAACTCCTCTCAGCCTGTGATTGGTGCTTCCTGGTCACCTGAACCATCAGAGAGCCTTCCTCATTCGCTGGTTTCCCAGTTCGCAAGGAGTCCAATCGACCCCATCATGGCAGTCAGGGCATTCGCAGGCCCTCTGAGCCCCTCGAAG GCTGATGAGTTCCGCAGGGTGTGGAAGACTCCCCCCAGGGACAGGGCGGGGCATTTTAAAAATATCCTCAAGTCGGACCCTGACCGCGGGGCGGAGAGAGTGGGCAG AGACTTGGCCAGGGAGCTGGGTCACCCCTGGGCAGAGTACTGGGACTTCCTGGACAGCTTTGTGGACCTGTCGTCCGCGGACGGCCTGCGCAAGCTGGACGACTTCCTGGGCAAGAAGGACTTCAGTGAGCGCGCTCACATGGAGGCCGGAGAGAACGAGACAACCAACCGGTTCAGGACCCCCTCCCCAG GCAAGCCCAAGAAGTTCTGCAACTCCATCTCGGTGGGCGCCTTCCTGGACGAGGGCGATGACAtcagcctggaggagatgaagaaCCGGCAGAACGCCGCCCTGACCAGCATCACCTCGTCCGCCGGCGCCAAGGACAGCCTGAAGGGCGCTGTCGGCCGCGAGTTCCATATCCTGCCCGTGttgcaccaccaccaccaccgcggCGCCGACCTCATCGAGACGGCGGCGGAGCGCGACCTGCTGTGCTCGGACGCCAGCCTCCTGTCGGCGGTGACGGTGTGCAAGAACGGCccgtgcccctccccccctgcaagGACTCACAACGGGGACAAGGGGGCGCATCCccgcgcctcctcctccgccacctcctcctccgccacctcctcgccctcctcctccacctgcctgctGTCGCCCATCTCCAACCTGATGGTGGAGTTTGAGAGGATGTCCCTGCAAGACGGCGTGGACGGGCCCTGCGGCCGGGAGCGGCGGAGGAGCGGGGGCCAGAGGAGCCCGGCCGAGATAGCTTTCGGGGTGGGCCGTCTGTCGCTGGAGCCCTCCGACCAGGACGCGGCGTTCGAGCGGGCGGGCTCCGAGCCTCCGGCGGGGGAGGCGGGGTGGCGGTCGGGGGAGGACAGGTGCGGGAGTGGGAGCTCCGAGGAGTACCTCACGGCGGAGGAGAGTCTGGAAGCCGCGGGGCTGAGGACTAGCGGGGGGGGCGCGGCGGTGGCGGGGGGGCGTTCGCTGTGCGCCCGGTCCAAGTCCTGGGACCACGGGGGTAGAGACGTGAGCGGCTCAGGGTCGTCCGGCTCATACAAGTCCCTGGACAACTCCCACGAGTACCTCGTCCGAACTCCGCCCCGTATCAGGAAAGGACTCTTCATCGAAGG GGACTCGCCGACCAAGTTGGACAGAGAAGTCTTGTCAGCAATAGAAGCCGTAGACTTGGATGGCCAGAAATACCCGGCCATTCACAAATGGAAGAGCACTATGCAGACATTCTCCTCATCCCAGATGCAAAG ctggccCAGCCCTGCTGTGGTGAAGAACCAGAGAGCCAGGATGCAGGCCCCCCACCCTCCGGGCTCCCCAGCCAGCAGCCTGGTGTCTCCGGGGGGGCGCTTCAGCCCAGCCAGGCACCCTGGCTCCCCagacctccccagccccagccgctACAACCCTGCACACGCCAGCTACATCCAGCGCCTCCGCTTCAAGCACTTCAACGACCCCCCCATTTAG
- the ankle2 gene encoding ankyrin repeat and LEM domain-containing protein 2 isoform X2 produces the protein MEAVLTRLRGLSSDELREEFTRADLKCGPITATTRAIFERKLARVLAGAGGSAVETDSNAAADADSAAAAGADQARPVPASSRATSAAAPPLQAASEDVDFGYGIGLNPPEEEQLSVESGTPWSVGATDAGSQSKTDAPSKSAPVSPTLYYGVCPLWEDVLARNERAHVYSDKKEALQAVKTMKGARFKAFANREDAEKFARGVCDYYPSPSKSTPCVSPVKPGLALCKDNVPVMEVDAINRERANSFKSPRTQDLTAKLRKAVEKGDEVAFRELVWSNPRYLIGSGDNPTVVQEGCRYNVMHVAAKENQPGVAQLLLDILENPDFMRLMYPDDLEAMLQKRIRYIIDLYLNTPDKAGFETPLHFACKFGCPEVVNVLCSHPDTDKHCKNKYDQKPFEVICERKNKTQEAKQKICDYLEDRCYIPLLRATDNSSQPVIGASWSPEPSESLPHSLVSQFARSPIDPIMAVRAFAGPLSPSKADEFRRVWKTPPRDRAGHFKNILKSDPDRGAERVGRDLARELGHPWAEYWDFLDSFVDLSSADGLRKLDDFLGKKDFSERAHMEAGENETTNRFRTPSPGKPKKFCNSISVGAFLDEGDDISLEEMKNRQNAALTSITSSAGAKDSLKGAVGREFHILPVLHHHHHRGADLIETAAERDLLCSDASLLSAVTVCKNGPCPSPPARTHNGDKGAHPRASSSATSSSATSSPSSSTCLLSPISNLMVEFERMSLQDGVDGPCGRERRRSGGQRSPAEIAFGVGRLSLEPSDQDAAFERAGSEPPAGEAGWRSGEDRCGSGSSEEYLTAEESLEAAGLRTSGGGAAVAGGRSLCARSKSWDHGGRDVSGSGSSGSYKSLDNSHEYLVRTPPRIRKGLFIEGDSPTKLDREVLSAIEAVDLDGQKYPAIHKWKSTMQTFSSSQMQSWPSPAVVKNQRARMQAPHPPGSPASSLVSPGGRFSPARHPGSPDLPSPSRYNPAHASYIQRLRFKHFNDPPI, from the exons ATGGAGGCGGTTCTGACCAGGCTGAGGGGGCTAAGTTCGGACGAGCTTCGCGAGGAGTTCACCAGAGCCGACCTCAAGTGTGGTCCGATCACGGCCACCACCCGGGCCATCTTCGAGAGGAAGCTGGCGCGAGTCCTAGCCGGGGCGGGGGGCAGCGCCGTCGAGACGGACAGCAATGCCGCGGCGGACGCCGACAGTGCCGCCGCCGCTGGGGCCGACCAGGCCAGACCTGTGCCAGCGTCATCACGTGCCACATCCGCCGCCGCCCCTCCGCTGCAGGCTGCCAGCGAGGACGTGGACTTTGGCTACGGCATAGGACTGAACCCCCCGGAGGAGGAGCAGCTCTCCGTCGAGTCGGGGACGCCTTGGAGCGTCGGCGCGACGGACGCTGGCTCCCAGTCTAAAACGGACGCTCCTTCGAAGAGCGCCCCCGTGTCCCCGACGCTCTACTACGGAGTCTGTCCGCTGTGGGAAGACGTGCTGGCTAGAAATG AGAGGGCGCACGTCTATTCAGACAAGAAGGAGGCTCTTCAGGCGGTGAAGACGATGAAAGGAGCTCGATTCAAAGCCTTTGCCAACCGGGAAGATGCGGAGAAGTTTGCCAGAGGGGTCTGTGACTACTACCCCTCCCCCAGCAAGTCCACcccctgtgtgtcccctgtGAAGCCAGGCCTGGCTCTGTGCAAGG ACAACGTTCCAGTCATGGAGGTGGACGCCATCAACCGAGAGCGGGCCAACAGCTTCAAGAGCCCTCGCACGCAGGACCTGACGGCCAAGCTGCGCAAGGCCGTGGAGAAGGGGGACGAGGTGGCCTTCCGCGAGCTGGTCTGGAGCAACCCGCGCTATCTCATCGGCTCGGGGGACAACCCTACCGTCGTGCAG GAGGGCTGCCGGTACAACGTCATGCACGTGGCGGCCAAGGAGAACCAGCCGGGCGTAGCCCAGCTCCTGCTGGACATCCTGGAGAACCCGGACTTCATGCGCCTCATGTACCCAGACGACCTGGAGGCCATGCTGCAGAAACGCAtccgctacatcatagacctgtACCTCAACACTCCAGACAAGGCG GGATTCGAGACGCCGCTTCACTTTGCTTGTAAATTCGGTTGCCCTGAAGTGGTGAATGTCCTGTGCTCCCACCCCGACACAGATAAACATTGCAAGAACAAGTACGACCAGAAGCCATTTGAG GTGATAtgtgaaagaaaaaacaaaacccAGGAAGCCAAGCAGAAGATCTGTGACTATTTGGAAG ACCGCTGTTATATACCCTTGCTGAGGGCCACGGACAACTCCTCTCAGCCTGTGATTGGTGCTTCCTGGTCACCTGAACCATCAGAGAGCCTTCCTCATTCGCTGGTTTCCCAGTTCGCAAGGAGTCCAATCGACCCCATCATGGCAGTCAGGGCATTCGCAGGCCCTCTGAGCCCCTCGAAG GCTGATGAGTTCCGCAGGGTGTGGAAGACTCCCCCCAGGGACAGGGCGGGGCATTTTAAAAATATCCTCAAGTCGGACCCTGACCGCGGGGCGGAGAGAGTGGGCAG AGACTTGGCCAGGGAGCTGGGTCACCCCTGGGCAGAGTACTGGGACTTCCTGGACAGCTTTGTGGACCTGTCGTCCGCGGACGGCCTGCGCAAGCTGGACGACTTCCTGGGCAAGAAGGACTTCAGTGAGCGCGCTCACATGGAGGCCGGAGAGAACGAGACAACCAACCGGTTCAGGACCCCCTCCCCAG GCAAGCCCAAGAAGTTCTGCAACTCCATCTCGGTGGGCGCCTTCCTGGACGAGGGCGATGACAtcagcctggaggagatgaagaaCCGGCAGAACGCCGCCCTGACCAGCATCACCTCGTCCGCCGGCGCCAAGGACAGCCTGAAGGGCGCTGTCGGCCGCGAGTTCCATATCCTGCCCGTGttgcaccaccaccaccaccgcggCGCCGACCTCATCGAGACGGCGGCGGAGCGCGACCTGCTGTGCTCGGACGCCAGCCTCCTGTCGGCGGTGACGGTGTGCAAGAACGGCccgtgcccctccccccctgcaagGACTCACAACGGGGACAAGGGGGCGCATCCccgcgcctcctcctccgccacctcctcctccgccacctcctcgccctcctcctccacctgcctgctGTCGCCCATCTCCAACCTGATGGTGGAGTTTGAGAGGATGTCCCTGCAAGACGGCGTGGACGGGCCCTGCGGCCGGGAGCGGCGGAGGAGCGGGGGCCAGAGGAGCCCGGCCGAGATAGCTTTCGGGGTGGGCCGTCTGTCGCTGGAGCCCTCCGACCAGGACGCGGCGTTCGAGCGGGCGGGCTCCGAGCCTCCGGCGGGGGAGGCGGGGTGGCGGTCGGGGGAGGACAGGTGCGGGAGTGGGAGCTCCGAGGAGTACCTCACGGCGGAGGAGAGTCTGGAAGCCGCGGGGCTGAGGACTAGCGGGGGGGGCGCGGCGGTGGCGGGGGGGCGTTCGCTGTGCGCCCGGTCCAAGTCCTGGGACCACGGGGGTAGAGACGTGAGCGGCTCAGGGTCGTCCGGCTCATACAAGTCCCTGGACAACTCCCACGAGTACCTCGTCCGAACTCCGCCCCGTATCAGGAAAGGACTCTTCATCGAAGG GGACTCGCCGACCAAGTTGGACAGAGAAGTCTTGTCAGCAATAGAAGCCGTAGACTTGGATGGCCAGAAATACCCGGCCATTCACAAATGGAAGAGCACTATGCAGACATTCTCCTCATCCCAGATGCAAAG ctggccCAGCCCTGCTGTGGTGAAGAACCAGAGAGCCAGGATGCAGGCCCCCCACCCTCCGGGCTCCCCAGCCAGCAGCCTGGTGTCTCCGGGGGGGCGCTTCAGCCCAGCCAGGCACCCTGGCTCCCCagacctccccagccccagccgctACAACCCTGCACACGCCAGCTACATCCAGCGCCTCCGCTTCAAGCACTTCAACGACCCCCCCATTTAG
- the pgam5 gene encoding serine/threonine-protein phosphatase PGAM5, mitochondrial isoform X1, with protein MSYRKTFRLVCGFAGGSAVLVFAVAAAESRGHFGTHSRGETSPWGRIPAIQAAQPAQTWPAGSHTAGTSGRTWDFNWDKRDPTTLLNGKKKESLSEDPSTEQENGKPKATRNILLIRHSQYNLSGTGDKERILTPLGREQAELTGQRLATLGLKYDILIHSTMARATETAHIISKHLSGVELVSCDLLREGAPIEPVPPVTHWQPDAVQYHEDGARIEAAFRRYIHRADPKQTEDSYEVIVCHANVIRYFVCRALQFPPEGWLRMGLNNGSITWLTIRPSGRVALRTLGDSGFMPPDKLTRT; from the exons ATGTCATATCGGAAAACATTCAGACTTGTATGTGGGTTCGCGGGTGGGTCTGCTGTTCTAGTTTTCGCAGTAGCCGCCGCCGAATCTCGTGGGCATTTCGGTACCCACAGCCGGGGAGAGACCAGCCCATGGGGTCGAATTCCAGCTATCCAGGCTGCACAGCCGGCACAGACGTGGCCAGCGGGGAGTCATACAGCTGGAACAAGTGGACGTACCTGGGACTTTAACTGGGACAA ACGTGATCCAACTACGCTATTGAATggaaagaagaaggagagcTTGAGTGAAGACCCAAGCACAGAACAGGAGAATGGCAAACCCAAAGCCACACGCAACATCCTTCTAATTCGACATTCCCAGTACAATTTAAGTGGGActggagacaaggagaggatcCTCACACCACTAG GCCGGGAACAGGCAGAGCTGACTGGTCAGCGCCTAGCAACGCTGGGACTGAAGTATGACATCCTGATCCACTCAACCATGGCCAGGGCCACTGAGACCGCTCACATTATCAGCAAGCACCTCTCAG GAGTAGAATTGGTGAGCTGTGATTTGTTGAGGGAGGGCGCGCCAATCGAGCCCGTGCCCCCAGTCACCCACTGGCAGCCTGATGCtgtg CAGTACCACGAGGACGGGGCTAGAATCGAGGCGGCGTTCCGCCGGTACATCCACCGGGCCGACCCCAAGCAGACGGAGGACAGCTACGAGGTCATCGTCTGTCATGCCAACGTCATTCGCTATTTCGTGTGCAG agCTCTCCAGTTTCCTCCAGAGGGCTGGCTCAGGATGGGCCTCAACAACGGCAGCATCACCTGGCTCACCATCCGACCCAGCGGCAGGGTGGCGCTGAGGACTCTGGGAGATTCCGGCTTCATGCCTCCAGACAAGCTCACACggacctga
- the pgam5 gene encoding serine/threonine-protein phosphatase PGAM5, mitochondrial isoform X2, which translates to MSYRKTFRLVCGFAGGSAVLVFAVAAAESRGHFGTHSRGETSPWGRIPAIQAAQPAQTWPAGSHTAGTSGRTWDFNWDKRDPTTLLNGKKKESLSEDPSTEQENGKPKATRNILLIRHSQYNLSGTGDKERILTPLGREQAELTGQRLATLGLKYDILIHSTMARATETAHIISKHLSGVELVSCDLLREGAPIEPVPPVTHWQPDAVYHEDGARIEAAFRRYIHRADPKQTEDSYEVIVCHANVIRYFVCRALQFPPEGWLRMGLNNGSITWLTIRPSGRVALRTLGDSGFMPPDKLTRT; encoded by the exons ATGTCATATCGGAAAACATTCAGACTTGTATGTGGGTTCGCGGGTGGGTCTGCTGTTCTAGTTTTCGCAGTAGCCGCCGCCGAATCTCGTGGGCATTTCGGTACCCACAGCCGGGGAGAGACCAGCCCATGGGGTCGAATTCCAGCTATCCAGGCTGCACAGCCGGCACAGACGTGGCCAGCGGGGAGTCATACAGCTGGAACAAGTGGACGTACCTGGGACTTTAACTGGGACAA ACGTGATCCAACTACGCTATTGAATggaaagaagaaggagagcTTGAGTGAAGACCCAAGCACAGAACAGGAGAATGGCAAACCCAAAGCCACACGCAACATCCTTCTAATTCGACATTCCCAGTACAATTTAAGTGGGActggagacaaggagaggatcCTCACACCACTAG GCCGGGAACAGGCAGAGCTGACTGGTCAGCGCCTAGCAACGCTGGGACTGAAGTATGACATCCTGATCCACTCAACCATGGCCAGGGCCACTGAGACCGCTCACATTATCAGCAAGCACCTCTCAG GAGTAGAATTGGTGAGCTGTGATTTGTTGAGGGAGGGCGCGCCAATCGAGCCCGTGCCCCCAGTCACCCACTGGCAGCCTGATGCtgtg TACCACGAGGACGGGGCTAGAATCGAGGCGGCGTTCCGCCGGTACATCCACCGGGCCGACCCCAAGCAGACGGAGGACAGCTACGAGGTCATCGTCTGTCATGCCAACGTCATTCGCTATTTCGTGTGCAG agCTCTCCAGTTTCCTCCAGAGGGCTGGCTCAGGATGGGCCTCAACAACGGCAGCATCACCTGGCTCACCATCCGACCCAGCGGCAGGGTGGCGCTGAGGACTCTGGGAGATTCCGGCTTCATGCCTCCAGACAAGCTCACACggacctga